From Medicago truncatula cultivar Jemalong A17 chromosome 7, MtrunA17r5.0-ANR, whole genome shotgun sequence, a single genomic window includes:
- the LOC25499809 gene encoding T-complex protein 1 subunit zeta 1 has product MSLRVLNPNAEVLNKSAALHMNINAAKGLQDVLKSNLGPKGTIKMLVGGSGDIKLTKDGNTLLKEMQIQNPTAIMIARTAVAQDDISGDGTTSTVLFIGELMKQSERYIDEGMHPRVLVDGFEIAKRATLQFLEKFKTPVVMGAEPDKEILKMVARTTVRTKLYESLADQLTNIIVDAVLCIRKPEEAIDLFMVEIMHMRHKFDVDTRLVEGLVLDHGSRHPDMKRRAENCHILTCNVSLEYEKSEINSGFFYSNAEQREAMVIAERRQVDEKVRKIIELKRKVCPDNDSNFVIINQKGIDPPSLDMLAREGIIALRRAKRRNMERLVLACGGEAVNSVDDLTPECLGWAGLVYEHVLGEEKYTFVENVKNPFSCTILIKGPNDHTIAQIKDAVRDGLRAVKNTIEDESVVLGAGAFEVAARQHLMNEVKKTVQGRAQLGVEAFADALLVVPKTLAENSGLDTQDVIIALKGEHDRGNIVGLSQNTGEPIDPQMEGIFDNYSVKRQIINSGPVIASQLLLVDEVIRAGRNMRKPT; this is encoded by the exons ATGTCTCTGAGAGTGTTGAACCCTAACGCCGAAGTTCTGAACAAATCGGCGGCGTTACATATGAATATCAATGCTGCTAAGGGTTTACAAGATGTTCTTAAATCAAATCTCGGTCCTAAAGGAACTAtcaaaat GCTTGTTGGTGGTTCTGGTGATATTAAACTCACTAAAGATGGTAACACTCTCTTGAAAGAAATG CAAATCCAGAATCCAACAGCTATTATGATTGCTAGGACAGCGGTTGCACAAGATGACATTAGTGGTGATGGCACTACTTCTACTGTCCTCTTCATTGGGGAACTTATGAAGCAATCTGAGCGTTACATAGATGAAG GTATGCATCCACGTGTATTGGTTGATGGATTTGAAATTGCAAAAAGAGCCACTCTTCAATTTCTTGAGAAGTTCAAGACTCCTGTAGTAATGGGTGCTGAGCCCGACAAAGAGATTCTCAAAATGGTAGCAAGAACAACCGTGAGGACAAAG CTGTATGAGTCACTTGCTGATCAATTGACTAATATAATTGTTGATGCG GTTTTATGCATCCGAAAGCCCGAAGAAGCAATTGATCTGTTTATGGTCGAAATTATGCACATGCGGCACAAATTTGATGTTGACACACGCTTG GTTGAGGGTCTCGTCCTTGATCATGGTTCCCGACACCCTGACATGAAGCGACGTGCTGAGAATTGCCACATCTTGACATGCAATGTATCTCTAGAGTATGAAAAGAG tGAAATAAATTCAGGATTTTTCTACTCAAATGCTGAACAGAGAGAGGCTATGGTTATAGCTGAAAGGCGTCAGGTTGATGAAAAAGTTAGAAAAATCATTGAACTGAAAAGAaag GTCTGTCCTGATAATGATAGCAATTTTGTCATCATCAACCAAAAAGGAATTGATCCCCCATCGTTGGACATGCTTGCGAGGGAAGGC ATAATTGCCCTTCGCAGAGCAAAGAGGAGAAACATGGAGAGATTGGTTTTGGCCTGTGGAGGTGAGGCTGTAAACTCTGTTGACGACTTGACTCCTGAATGTCTGGGTTGGGCAGGATTAGTGTATGAACATGTCCTTGGTGAAGAGAAATATACATTTGTGGAAAATGTGAAGAATCCCTTTTCTTGCACAATCTTAATTAAAG GTCCCAATGACCACACGATAGCTCAGATTAAAGATGCCGTCCGTGATGGTTTGAGGGCAGTGAAGAATACCATTGAAGATGAATCTGTTGTCTTG GGGGCTGGTGCATTTGAAGTTGCTGCTAGACAACATCTGATGAACGAAGTTAAGAAAACTGTTCAAGGG CGTGCACAACTTGGTGTTGAGGCTTTTGCTGATGCACTTCTTGTGGTGCCAAAGACACTTGCTGAAAACTCTGGACTTGACACTCAAGATGTGATTATTGCCCTTAAG GGAGAGCATGACAGAGGGAATATTGTTGGTTTGAGCCAAAACACTGGAGAGCCTATAGACCCTCAAATGGAGGGTATTTTTGACAACTACTCTGTGAAGCGTCAAATCATCAACTCAGG GCCAGTTATAGCATCTCAATTGCTATTGGTGGATGAAGTAATTCGTGCTGGGCGTAACATGCGGAAGCCAACTTAG
- the LOC25499810 gene encoding probable carboxylesterase 17, with the protein MTTISFNHQPNNIHHQKGFIIIEEIEGLIKVHKDGHVERPQIVPNVSCKLQSENGVTSRDITINKETNLWARVYLPTSTLTSHNNLNKLPLLVYFHGGGFCVGSVSWICYHEFLNNLSLKANCVVVSFNYRLAPENRLPSAYDDAFNALMWIKHEALYNKNQSWWLKHCNISSLFLCGDSAGANIAYNIVATRLGSNSNASSCLNLNPLSLKGVILIQPFFGGEERTNSEKLFRQQQNSALSLSVSDTYWRLSLPIGVSVTRNHPYCNPLANGIAKLRDLRVPSIMMCVSELDILRDRNLEFSNCLVKAGKKVETYVYKGVGHAFQVLHNYQLSHARTQEMVSHIKNFLNQ; encoded by the coding sequence ATGACTACAATTTCATTCAACCACCAACCAAACAACATTCATCACCAAAAGGGATTCATCATCATTGAAGAAATTGAAGGACTTATAAAAGTTCACAAAGATGGACATGTAGAAAGACCACAAATTGTTCCCAATGTCTCATGCAAACTTCAATCAGAAAATGGTGTAACTTCAAGAGACATTACTATcaacaaagaaacaaatttaTGGGCACGTGTCTATCTCCCAACATCAACATTAACCTCTCATAATAACCTTAACAAGCTTCCTTTGCTTGTTTATTTCCATGGTGGTGGATTTTGTGTTGGTTCAGTTTCATGGATTTGTTACCATGAATTCTTAAACAACCTTTCTTTGAAAGCAAATTGTGTCGTTGTCTCGTTTAATTACCGTTTAGCACCCGAAAATCGTCTTCCTTCTGCTTACGACGATGCTTTCAATGCTCTCATGTGGATCAAACATGAAGctttatataataaaaaccAAAGTTGGTGGTTGAAGCATTGCAacatttcttctctttttctatGTGGTGATAGCGCCGGAGCTAATATAGCTTACAATATTGTCGCTACGCGCTTAGGATCAAATTCAAACGCTTCATCgtgtttgaatttgaatccGTTATCTTTAAAAGGTGTTATATTGATTCAACCTTTTTTTGGAGGAGAAGAAAGAACAAATTCCGAAAAACTTTTTCGTCAACAACAAAATTCCGCGCTAAGTTTATCGGTGTCCGATACTTATTGGCGATTATCTCTTCCCATTGGAGTTTCCGTTACGCGCAATCATCCTTATTGTAATCCTCTTGCAAATGGAATTGCTAAGCTAAGAGATTTGAGGGTTCCTTCTATTATGATGTGTGTTTCGGAATTGGATATACTTAGAGATAGAAACTTGGAGTTTTCAAATTGTTTGGTTAAAGCAGGTAAAAAAGTTGAAACTTATGTGTATAAAGGTGTTGGACATGCGTTTCAAGTGTTGCATAACTATCAACTTTCTCATGCTAGAACACAAGAAATGGTGTCTCATATCAAGAACTTCTTGAATCAATAA
- the LOC25499808 gene encoding 2-alkenal reductase (NADP(+)-dependent), with product MAVSEVGNKQVIFKGYIDGIPKETDMELNFSNNIQFNQQLPSQALLVKNLYLSCDPYMRGRMRDFHGSYIPPFLPSKALEGFGVSKVIQSDNPNFKAGHYISGFTGWEEYSIITKTDQLRKIEPDDHIPLSFHLGLLGMPGFTAYAGFYEVCSPKSGEYVFVSAASGAVGQLVGQLAKLHGCYVVGSAGSKEKVELLKSKLGFDEAFNYKEELDLDAALKRYFPEGIDIYFDNVGGDMLDAALLNMKIHGRIAVCGMISQQSISDPKGIHNLSSLIYKRIRMQGFLQSDYLNLYPKFLEQVSSFYKQGKIVYFEDMNEGLESAPAAFVGLFLGKNVGKQVIRVAHE from the exons atggcAGTGTCTGAAGTGGGAAACAAGCAGGTTATATTCAAAGGATACATAGATGGAATTCCTAAAGAGACAGATATGGAActcaatttttcaaataatattcaattcaatcaaCAACTTCCATCACAAGCTCTTCTTGTCAAAAATCTTTATCTCTCATGTGATCCATATATGCGTGGTCGTATGCGTGATTTTCATGGATCTTATATTCCTCCTTTTCTTCCTTCTAAG GCGCTTGAAGGATTTGGTGTATCTAAAGTAATACAATCTGATAATCCAAATTTCAAGGCTGGTCATTACATTTCTGGGTTTACTGGCTGGGAGGAATACAGCATCATCACTAAAACAGACCAGTTGCGAAAAATTGAGCCTGATGATCACATTCCTCTTTCCTTCCATCTCGGTCTTCTAG GAATGCCGGGATTTACGGCATATGCTGGATTTTATGAGGTGTGCTCTCCCAAAAGTGGagaatatgtttttgtttcagCAGCATCAGGTGCTGTGGGTCAACTTGTTGGTCAACTTGCTAAATTGCATGGTTGCTATGTTGTTGGAAGTGCCGGCTCAAAAGAAAAG GTTGAACTTCTAAAGAGTAAACTTGGATTCGACGAAGCTTTTAACTATAAGGAAGAATTAGACTTGGATGCAGCTCTAAAAAG GTATTTTCCCGAAGGCATtgacatttattttgataatgtGGGCGGTGACATGCTTGATGCGGCCCTCCTTAACATGAAGATTCATGGCAGAATTGCAGTTTGTGGGATGATTTCTCAGCAAAGCATTTCTGATCCTAAAGGGATTCACAATTTATCCTCTCTCATTTATAAGCGCATAAGAATGCAGGGTTTTTTGCAAAGCGATTACTTGAACTTGTACCCAAAATTCTTGGAACAGGTTTCAAGTTTCTACAAACAAGGAAAGATTGTGTATTTTGAAGACATGAATGAAGGCTTGGAAAGTGCTCCAGCTGCTTTTGTTGGACTTTTCCTCGGAAAAAACGTTGGTAAGCAAGTCATTCGTGTTGCACATGAATGA
- the LOC25499807 gene encoding glycine--tRNA ligase, mitochondrial 1, with product MLTLSKKAITTITTTFTKPHSLSSMAATEETLRKTLAEKLSAVEIQANTVRSLKSSSASKPDIDAAVQALNNLKLEKSSIEKSLQSLLSGSDSREAFRQSVNNTLERRLFYIPSFKIYRGVAGFYDYGPPGCAVKSNVLAFWRQHFVLEENMLEVDCPSVTPEVVLKASGHVEKFTDLMVKDEKTGTCYRADHLLKDYCNEKLQKDLTLSSDKAAELKHVLAMLDDFSSQELGAKIKEYGITAPETKNPLSDPYPFNLMFQTSIGPSGLAPGFMRPETAQGIFVNFKDLYYYNGNKLPFAAAQIGQAFRNEISPRQGLLRVREFTLAEIEHFVDPEDKSHPKYAEVADLEFFMFPREEQMTGQSAKRIRLGDAVSKGIVNNETLGYFIGRVYLFLTRLGIDKDRLRFRQHLANEMAHYAADCWDAEIECSYGWIECVGIADRSAYDLRAHSEKSGTLLVAQEKFSEPKEVEKLVINPIKKELGLAFKGNQKKVVEALEAMNEKEALDMKAALDSKGEVEFEVCTLGKTVTINKNMVTIHKEIKKEHQRVFTPSVIEPSFGIGRIIYCLYEHTFYTRSSKAGDEQLNVFRFPSLVAPIKCTVFPLVQNQKYEDVAKLISKSLTAAGISHKIDITGTSIGKRYARTDELGVPFAVTVDSTTSVTIRERDSKDQVRVDVEKAASVIREVSEGHRTWEDVWSTFPHHSSTTAED from the exons ATGCTTACATTGAGTAAGAAAGCGATAACAACCATAACCACCACATTCACAAAAcctcattctctctcttccatgGCCGCCACCGAAGAAACCCTACGCAAAACCCTAGCGGAGAAACTCTCCGCCGTTGAAATCCAAGCCAACACCGTCCGTTCACTCAAATCATCCTCCGCATCTAAACCTGATATCGATGCTGCTGTTCAAGCGTTAAACAATCTCAAACTTGAGAAATCTTCCATCGAGAAATCGCTTCAATCGCTTCTCTCTGGTTCCGATTCGCGTGAAGCATTTCGTCAATCTGTTAACAATACGCTTGAACGCCGTTTGTTTTATATTCCTTCGTTTAAGATTTATCGTGGTGTTGCTGGTTTTTATGATTATGGTCCTCCTGGTTGTGCCGTTAAATCTAACGTCCTTGCCTTTTGGCGTCAG CATTTTGTTTTGGAGGAAAACATGCTTGAGGTTGATTGTCCATCTGTGACGCCGGAGGTTGTTCTGAAGGCTTCCGGTCACGTGGAGAAATTCACTGATCTCATGGTGAAGGATGAGAAAACCGGCACTTGTTACCGTGCTGATCACTTGCTCAAGGACTATTGCAATGAGAAGCTTCAGAAGGATCTCACATTGTCATCAGACAAAGCTGCAGAGCTCAAGCACGTGCTTGCCATGCTGGACGATTTCTCATCTCAAGAACTTGGTGCTAAGATTAAGGAGTATGGTATCACAGCTCCTGAAACCAAGAATCCACTGTCTGATCCTTACCCTTTCAATTTGATGTTTCAAACTTCAATTGGTCCCTCTGGCTTAGCTCCTGG GTTTATGCGTCCAGAAACTGCTCAGGGCATATTCGTTAATTTCAAGGATTTGTACTATTACAATGGAAACAAGCTACCCTTTGCTGCTGCACAAATTGGGCAGGCTTTTAGAAATGAG ATTTCTCCCCGGCAAGGTCTTCTCAGAGTCCGTGAATTCACCTTGGCAGAAATTGAACACTTTGTTGACCCTGAAGATAAGTCTCATCCTAAGTATGCCGAAGTTGCTGACTTGGAGTTTTTCATGTTCCCAAGGGAAGAACAGATGACTGGTCAGTCTGCAAAGAGAATCCGCCTCGGTGATGCTGTTTCGAAG GGTATTGTCAACAATGAGACTCTTGGTTATTTCATTGGGAGAGTATATCTCTTCTTGACGCGTCTCGGTATAGACAAAGACCGTTTAAGATTCAGGCAGCATCTTGCCAATGAGATGGCTCATTATGCTGCTGACTGTTGGGATGCTGAGATTGAGTGTTCCTATGGTTGGATTGAGTGTGTTGGCATTGCTGATAGATCTGCATATGATTTGCGTGCTCACTCG GAGAAAAGTGGTACTCTGCTGGTGGCTCAGGAAAAATTTTCAGAACCTAAGGAAGTGGAG AAATTGGTTATAAATCCCATAAAGAAAGAACTGGGCCTGGCATTCAAGGGTAATCAGAAGAAGGTGGTTGAAGCACTTGAG GCAATGAATGAGAAAGAAGCATTGGATATGAAGGCTGCTCTGGACTCAAAAGGCGAGGTTGAGTTTGAAGTATGTACACTTGGGAAAACTGTAACTATTAATAAGAATATGGTGACCATTCACAAGGAGATAAAGAAAGAGCATCAGCGAGTTTTTACACCATCTGTGATTGAACCATCCTTTGGGATTGGACGGATAATATATTGCCTATATGAGCATACTTTCTATACAAGGTCGAGTAAAGCTGGGGATGAACAGTTAAATGTATTTCGCTTTCCTTCTCTTGTGGCTCCTATTAAATGCACAGTTTTCCCTCTGGTTCAAAATCAGAAGTATGAAGATGTTGCCAAATTGATTTCCAAGTCGTTGACTGCTGCTGGAATTTCGCATAAGATTGACATTACAG GTACATCAATAGGAAAACGGTATGCAAGAACAGATGAACTTGGTGTGCCCTTTGCTGTAACTGTAGATTCAACGACGTCGGTGACTATTCGGGAAAGGGACAGCAAGGATCAAGTGCGTGTTGATGTGGAAAAAGCTGCCTCTGTTATAAGGGAGGTATCAGAAGGCCACAGGACGTGGGAAGATGTGTGGTCTACTTTTCCTCACCACTCCTCTACAACAGCAGAAGATTGA